A region of Salirhabdus salicampi DNA encodes the following proteins:
- a CDS encoding glycine betaine ABC transporter substrate-binding protein has translation MFNLKWKHLGLTVVLLLSLLLAACGSNDEDAGNGNDDGDDNEVTESVSEQLDYTITGIEPGSGVVGSAEEATEVYDSLAGWEVATSSSGAMATALSEAIANEEPIIVTGWTPHWKFAKFDLKYLDDPEKVFGDEEVIKTMVREGLEDEKPNAYKVLDQFNWTAADMESVMLEIQNGADEAEAAQNWIDNNQDKVAEWTEGVEDVDGVKVELVYVLWDSEIASTNVVAKVLESKGFDVTITSVENAAMWESVATGNTDGMVAAWLPGTHGDLYAQFQDDLVDLGENLTGAKIGLVVPSYMDVDSIEDLQPNE, from the coding sequence ATGTTTAACTTAAAGTGGAAACATCTAGGTTTAACAGTAGTACTTTTATTGTCACTATTATTAGCTGCTTGTGGTTCTAATGACGAAGATGCAGGTAATGGTAATGACGATGGCGATGACAATGAAGTCACTGAAAGTGTCAGTGAACAATTAGATTACACGATTACTGGTATTGAGCCAGGATCAGGTGTTGTTGGATCTGCAGAAGAAGCAACTGAGGTATATGACAGTCTTGCAGGCTGGGAAGTAGCTACTTCTTCTAGTGGTGCGATGGCAACTGCGCTTAGCGAAGCTATTGCAAATGAAGAACCGATTATCGTAACTGGTTGGACTCCACACTGGAAGTTCGCTAAGTTTGACTTGAAATATCTTGATGATCCGGAAAAAGTATTTGGTGATGAAGAAGTGATTAAAACAATGGTTCGCGAAGGGCTAGAAGATGAAAAGCCTAACGCTTACAAAGTTCTAGACCAGTTTAACTGGACTGCTGCTGATATGGAATCTGTTATGCTTGAAATTCAAAATGGTGCTGACGAAGCTGAGGCAGCGCAAAACTGGATTGATAACAATCAGGACAAAGTAGCAGAGTGGACTGAAGGCGTTGAAGATGTAGACGGCGTTAAAGTTGAGCTTGTATATGTACTTTGGGATTCCGAAATTGCTTCTACAAATGTAGTAGCGAAAGTCCTTGAAAGTAAAGGATTTGATGTAACAATCACTTCTGTTGAAAACGCAGCAATGTGGGAGTCTGTAGCAACAGGTAATACAGATGGAATGGTAGCTGCATGGTTACCAGGTACTCACGGTGACCTTTACGCTCAGTTCCAAGATGACCTTGTTGATTTAGGGGAAAATCTTACAGGTGCAAAAATCGGACTTGTTGTTCCATCTTACATGGATGTAGACTCTATTGAAGATTTACAACCTAACGAATAA
- a CDS encoding YtxH domain-containing protein, which produces MAKGKSLLLGFFFGSVVGASTVLLSTPASGEEVRRRAREQSLKLKETITELTNEGIDLKNQLTRTSKEGAALLRDLSQDVKKSIDSWKETIEPHQQNIQEHLRQVEESLKELEEKMNNSSDQTKKSE; this is translated from the coding sequence ATGGCAAAAGGAAAATCTCTATTGCTCGGCTTCTTTTTCGGAAGTGTTGTCGGAGCCTCAACTGTACTGTTAAGTACCCCAGCTTCTGGTGAAGAAGTTCGTCGCCGGGCGAGGGAACAAAGTCTTAAATTAAAAGAAACCATTACGGAATTAACGAACGAAGGAATTGATTTAAAAAATCAACTAACACGCACCTCTAAAGAGGGAGCTGCGCTGTTAAGAGATTTATCGCAAGATGTGAAAAAATCAATTGATAGCTGGAAAGAAACGATAGAACCCCACCAGCAAAACATTCAAGAACATCTTCGTCAAGTTGAAGAAAGTTTAAAAGAACTTGAGGAGAAAATGAACAATTCGTCAGATCAGACGAAAAAGAGCGAATAA
- a CDS encoding HIT family protein, producing the protein MSDCIFCKIINGEIPSAKVYEDEHIHAFLDISQVTKGHTLIIPKTHTKDIFELESDVAEKLFARVPKVANAIDQAFKPKGLNILNNNREFAGQTVFHLHIHLIPRYDEHDGFGAKWTTDGNSTPEELQQIASLITDAL; encoded by the coding sequence ATGTCAGATTGTATTTTTTGTAAAATTATTAACGGTGAAATACCTTCTGCTAAGGTGTATGAAGATGAACATATTCATGCGTTTCTTGATATAAGTCAAGTTACAAAAGGGCATACTTTAATTATTCCGAAAACACATACCAAAGATATATTCGAACTAGAAAGTGATGTTGCCGAAAAATTATTCGCTCGTGTTCCAAAGGTAGCAAATGCAATTGACCAAGCATTTAAACCGAAAGGATTGAACATATTAAATAATAATCGTGAATTTGCTGGACAAACAGTCTTTCATTTACATATACATCTTATTCCGCGATATGATGAACATGATGGGTTTGGTGCAAAATGGACTACGGACGGCAACAGTACCCCTGAAGAATTACAACAAATTGCCAGCCTCATTACGGATGCACTTTAA
- a CDS encoding ABC transporter ATP-binding protein produces MDSLLHIDKLVGGYTQKNVLHGISFDVRPHEIVGLIGLNGAGKSTTIKHIIGLMEPKKGNITINGKTFHEQPEQYRKQFAYIPEMPVLYEELTLYEHLRLTAMAYDISEKEFEERIQPLLKEFRLDKKLKFFPVHFSKGMRQKVMIMCAFLIQPLLYIVDEPFLGLDPLGIQSYLTMMNNMKEQGAGVLMSTHILATAERYCDRFVIVHEGQVRAKGTLDELRQQFRMPSATLDDLYIQLTKEDDNV; encoded by the coding sequence ATGGATTCGCTTTTACATATAGACAAACTCGTAGGTGGATATACACAAAAAAATGTACTCCATGGGATATCGTTTGATGTACGCCCCCATGAGATTGTAGGTTTAATTGGCTTAAATGGTGCCGGGAAAAGTACGACAATCAAGCATATTATTGGTCTGATGGAGCCAAAGAAGGGCAATATCACAATCAATGGAAAGACTTTTCACGAACAACCGGAACAATACCGCAAACAATTCGCTTACATTCCTGAAATGCCTGTTTTATATGAAGAGCTTACATTGTATGAACACTTACGTTTAACAGCGATGGCGTATGACATTTCTGAAAAGGAATTTGAAGAACGAATACAACCACTATTAAAAGAATTTCGTCTTGATAAGAAACTAAAATTTTTCCCCGTGCATTTTTCAAAAGGAATGCGGCAAAAAGTCATGATCATGTGCGCTTTTTTAATTCAGCCTCTCCTTTATATCGTAGATGAGCCCTTTCTCGGTCTTGATCCGTTAGGTATTCAGTCGTATTTAACAATGATGAACAATATGAAGGAACAAGGAGCAGGTGTGTTGATGTCTACACACATTTTAGCAACAGCAGAACGTTATTGTGATCGGTTTGTCATTGTACATGAAGGTCAAGTGAGAGCGAAGGGTACATTAGATGAACTGCGCCAACAGTTTCGAATGCCTTCAGCTACGTTGGATGATTTGTATATTCAACTAACAAAGGAAGATGACAATGTTTAA
- a CDS encoding ABC transporter permease, producing the protein MFNANELWKKRLTSHVKELGRYMRLMFNDHLAFALLFFVAASAYYYQQWIQTLPRTFPVEWIMAITLGILLTHSPVRTLLKEADTVFLLPAEHKLKPYFNKSLVYSISIQMYWLVLVVAAVAPLYLSVTNQHAVWLLYLLIVLFVFKAWNILASWWMLKQRDRQSHFFDVLVRLLLNIFTIFFFLQGNAYLYATITTVMFVGILLFNYMTTAKKGLAWDVLIEKDMARMQSFYRLANLFTDVPHLKQRVKKRRFLVRFLVSLVPFKHEGTYDYLYRITFARSSDYLGMYVRLFLLAAFFIFWIPSVWFKLVFALLFIYLSGFQLLTLWNHYRTMDWLDLYPIPKNVRQRAITHLLLQLLVVKTFLLGLLIAMAASWQEMVLLWILGGLFTMFFIQFYVKKKLRAS; encoded by the coding sequence ATGTTTAACGCAAATGAGTTATGGAAGAAGAGACTAACGAGTCATGTAAAGGAATTGGGTCGTTATATGCGTCTGATGTTTAACGATCATTTAGCTTTCGCTTTATTATTTTTTGTAGCAGCATCGGCATATTACTATCAACAATGGATCCAAACGTTACCGCGTACATTTCCGGTAGAATGGATTATGGCGATTACGTTAGGTATATTACTGACCCATAGTCCCGTGCGGACGTTGCTAAAGGAAGCAGACACAGTCTTTTTATTGCCGGCTGAACATAAGTTGAAACCATATTTTAACAAAAGCTTAGTGTATAGCATTTCAATTCAGATGTATTGGCTTGTATTAGTTGTTGCCGCTGTTGCCCCGTTATATTTGTCCGTAACGAACCAACATGCCGTTTGGTTGTTATATCTACTAATTGTTTTATTTGTTTTTAAGGCATGGAATATATTGGCTTCCTGGTGGATGTTAAAACAAAGGGACCGTCAATCCCACTTTTTTGATGTATTAGTCCGTTTATTATTGAACATCTTTACGATCTTCTTTTTTTTACAGGGGAACGCATACTTGTATGCGACTATTACAACCGTTATGTTTGTAGGAATATTGTTATTTAATTACATGACAACAGCGAAAAAGGGACTAGCCTGGGATGTGTTGATTGAAAAAGATATGGCAAGAATGCAATCTTTTTATCGATTGGCGAACTTGTTTACTGATGTACCCCATTTAAAACAACGGGTAAAAAAACGCCGATTCCTCGTTCGCTTCTTAGTGTCATTAGTACCATTTAAACATGAGGGGACATATGATTACTTATATCGAATTACATTTGCCCGTAGTAGTGATTACTTAGGTATGTATGTCCGTTTATTCTTGCTAGCTGCCTTTTTTATTTTTTGGATCCCAAGTGTTTGGTTCAAATTAGTCTTTGCCTTGCTGTTTATTTACTTAAGTGGTTTTCAACTTCTTACGTTATGGAACCATTACCGAACAATGGATTGGTTAGACTTATACCCAATTCCTAAAAATGTCCGTCAAAGAGCAATCACCCATTTGTTACTTCAGTTGTTAGTAGTAAAAACATTTTTATTAGGTCTCTTAATTGCTATGGCTGCTTCATGGCAAGAGATGGTTTTACTCTGGATTCTTGGCGGGTTGTTTACGATGTTTTTTATTCAGTTTTATGTAAAGAAGAAGTTGCGTGCTTCATAG
- a CDS encoding EcsC family protein, translated as MGQYEQEALREALIWKRKMERNSSMIIKGSKQIQTKINEKIPQKVHRTITDSVRKMMELSLTSSSYIYSVDAKEYWTFEEREREVKRRLNQYRKTAMVEGAGTGAGGVFLGLADFPMLLSIKMKFLFDAGQIYGIDVRRYEERMFLLHTFMVAYSSEEKRRKALYVLVNWEQEKLTFNHMDWQTLQQEYRDSLDVVKMLQLVPGFGAIVGAWANRKLMNQLGETVMNVYRLRLLQSK; from the coding sequence ATGGGCCAATATGAACAGGAAGCTTTACGTGAAGCGCTCATTTGGAAGCGAAAAATGGAGCGGAATTCGTCAATGATTATAAAAGGATCGAAACAGATTCAGACGAAAATCAATGAAAAAATTCCTCAAAAGGTTCATCGAACGATAACGGATAGTGTACGCAAAATGATGGAATTATCTTTGACAAGCTCCTCTTATATTTATTCTGTAGATGCAAAAGAGTATTGGACGTTTGAAGAACGAGAACGGGAGGTTAAACGACGGTTAAATCAATACCGAAAGACAGCAATGGTTGAGGGAGCTGGTACAGGAGCTGGCGGAGTGTTCCTCGGTTTAGCTGATTTTCCGATGCTTCTTAGTATAAAAATGAAATTTTTGTTCGATGCAGGGCAAATATACGGAATCGATGTACGTCGGTATGAAGAAAGAATGTTTTTGCTACATACCTTTATGGTTGCCTATTCAAGTGAAGAAAAGCGCCGAAAAGCCTTGTATGTTTTAGTAAACTGGGAACAGGAAAAGTTAACATTCAACCATATGGATTGGCAAACTCTCCAACAAGAATATAGAGATTCGTTGGATGTAGTCAAAATGTTGCAACTTGTCCCAGGATTTGGTGCTATCGTTGGGGCATGGGCCAATAGAAAATTAATGAACCAATTAGGCGAGACGGTTATGAACGTTTATCGCCTACGTTTATTACAGAGTAAGTAA
- a CDS encoding M20 metallopeptidase family protein, with amino-acid sequence MWNEIFEKIESSYQEMVDTRRYLHQHPELSFQEKHTSQFIAQQYEEWGIPYETNIGGYGVVATLNGGKDGKTVALRADFDALPIQDEKDVPYKSTVPGVMHACGHDGHTASLLGVAKALLPYQEDLPGTVVFLHQPAEEYAPGGAKPMIDDGALKGVDAVFGTHLWADAPVGVIQTTKGPFMAGADRFEITIKGKGGHGALPHQTKDAIVIGSQLVTQLQQIVSRRLDPLSTAVVTVGTFEAGQAFNVIADQARISGTVRMFDEDVQTKIIKTIENMVKSACLPYEADYELNYLKGYPPVMNHRKEAELILDGFTEVSGIERTEEILPVMGGEDFAYYLQHKPGAFYFTGAQKEGHVYPHHHPMFDFDERALPLSAKTLVQAYRLYQQENGYT; translated from the coding sequence ATGTGGAACGAAATCTTTGAAAAGATTGAATCATCGTACCAAGAAATGGTAGATACAAGGAGATATTTGCACCAGCATCCCGAACTATCTTTCCAAGAAAAACACACATCCCAGTTTATTGCACAACAATATGAAGAATGGGGGATACCATACGAAACAAATATTGGAGGTTATGGGGTTGTTGCAACGTTGAATGGTGGAAAAGATGGAAAAACAGTTGCATTAAGAGCGGATTTTGATGCATTACCTATCCAAGATGAGAAAGATGTTCCATACAAATCAACAGTACCAGGTGTTATGCACGCATGTGGTCATGACGGACATACAGCCTCACTATTAGGAGTAGCAAAAGCCCTTCTTCCTTATCAAGAGGACCTTCCCGGTACAGTCGTATTTTTACATCAACCAGCAGAAGAGTATGCTCCAGGCGGAGCAAAACCGATGATTGATGACGGTGCGCTAAAGGGGGTTGATGCTGTATTCGGTACCCACTTATGGGCTGATGCACCTGTTGGGGTCATTCAAACAACAAAAGGACCATTTATGGCAGGGGCAGATCGGTTTGAAATTACCATTAAAGGTAAGGGAGGCCACGGAGCACTTCCACATCAAACGAAAGATGCAATTGTTATCGGTTCCCAGCTCGTAACGCAGCTACAACAGATTGTCAGCAGAAGATTAGATCCATTAAGTACAGCCGTTGTGACAGTTGGAACATTTGAAGCAGGGCAGGCATTTAACGTCATTGCCGATCAAGCACGGATATCAGGTACAGTTCGAATGTTTGATGAAGATGTTCAAACTAAAATTATAAAGACAATTGAAAATATGGTGAAAAGTGCATGCCTACCTTATGAGGCTGACTATGAACTAAATTATTTAAAAGGATATCCACCTGTTATGAATCATAGAAAAGAAGCGGAATTAATTTTAGATGGCTTTACAGAAGTTAGCGGAATTGAAAGAACAGAAGAAATCCTTCCTGTAATGGGGGGAGAAGATTTCGCTTACTATCTTCAGCATAAACCTGGAGCCTTTTATTTTACAGGGGCACAAAAAGAAGGACATGTGTACCCCCATCATCACCCAATGTTTGATTTCGATGAACGTGCATTACCACTTAGCGCAAAAACGTTAGTGCAAGCATATCGCCTGTACCAACAGGAAAACGGCTATACGTAA
- a CDS encoding ferritin-like domain-containing protein encodes MDNEKSALIEGLNEDLANEYAAVIMYTYNAAVVKGLFRPVLKPFFEGEITDEASHALYLSEKIKTLGGTPTTTPKSVPQLTGIREMLEAAKQAEIDTIERYIQRKEQAEQLGYTELVIKLEDMIADETHHKEEMERLLDDPLLQ; translated from the coding sequence ATGGACAATGAAAAATCAGCGTTAATTGAAGGATTAAACGAGGACCTCGCCAATGAATATGCTGCTGTCATTATGTATACATATAATGCTGCAGTAGTGAAGGGGCTATTTAGACCAGTATTGAAACCTTTTTTTGAAGGGGAAATTACTGATGAGGCGAGTCATGCCCTTTACTTATCTGAAAAAATTAAAACATTAGGTGGAACACCAACGACGACACCGAAGTCGGTTCCACAATTAACAGGGATTCGTGAAATGTTGGAAGCGGCAAAACAAGCCGAAATTGATACAATCGAACGTTATATACAGAGAAAAGAGCAGGCTGAACAACTCGGTTACACTGAGCTTGTAATAAAACTCGAAGATATGATTGCAGATGAAACACATCATAAAGAAGAGATGGAACGCCTTCTTGATGATCCACTACTTCAATAA
- the liaF gene encoding cell wall-active antibiotics response protein LiaF produces the protein MKIRTLFKMIVAILFILLGTTLLLSNIGIISVEIAGILSIFWPVVFLIVGIKLLFNRLRKRGGSWTVGSFLLIYGSLLLVGQFGTFTFAYSDVWRLWPLLFIYIGMNFLQFSKKKKESVRVVSVGNMNQSGSSTDYREKHFVGNQRFTQENWKVEPMDLWSGVGDYRFDFTKAFIPEKETSITIRGWVGDIKMMVPEDLAFNIEATANVGDIQIIDQKAEGLNKYIMYETPDYGEASKKLKIKLDFQVGDIRVDRV, from the coding sequence ATGAAAATTCGTACATTGTTTAAAATGATTGTTGCAATACTTTTCATATTACTCGGCACTACGCTTTTATTATCAAATATTGGTATTATTTCCGTGGAAATAGCGGGCATTTTGTCAATTTTTTGGCCAGTAGTTTTTTTAATTGTAGGCATAAAACTGTTGTTCAATCGTTTAAGAAAGCGGGGAGGTAGCTGGACAGTCGGATCCTTCCTTCTCATATACGGCTCTTTATTGCTTGTAGGGCAATTTGGAACATTCACATTTGCATATAGTGATGTTTGGAGACTTTGGCCGTTATTGTTCATATATATTGGGATGAATTTCTTACAATTTTCAAAGAAAAAAAAAGAGAGTGTAAGAGTCGTTTCAGTAGGTAACATGAATCAATCAGGGAGTAGTACGGACTATCGTGAAAAACATTTTGTGGGCAATCAACGGTTTACACAGGAAAATTGGAAAGTGGAACCGATGGATTTATGGTCTGGTGTCGGTGATTATCGTTTTGATTTCACAAAAGCGTTTATTCCTGAAAAAGAAACGTCAATTACAATTCGCGGATGGGTTGGGGATATAAAAATGATGGTGCCAGAAGACTTAGCTTTTAACATTGAGGCGACTGCTAATGTTGGTGACATTCAAATTATTGACCAAAAAGCAGAAGGATTGAATAAATATATTATGTATGAAACACCCGATTATGGTGAGGCAAGCAAAAAACTTAAGATAAAATTAGATTTTCAAGTCGGTGACATTCGAGTAGACCGGGTATAG
- a CDS encoding sensor histidine kinase — protein sequence MFAKINTLRFRFVKSQLQTIYFSLLIIAFLLFFSYSVFQPVWLTLESIFLFLSLSIFVMTPVSVYVGFKYGTPFKERLEAISVLISALAKGRYSSRILDSETGDEIGQITVELNELANKMQEQVKSLQRMADEKSEYAQHAHIAATVEERQRIARDLHDAVSQQLFALTMMSEATVRIMDKDVGKAKGQIEEITNMALQAQTEMRALLLHLRPVHLSGESLKTGLYNLIEELQQKCQIDFHVDVENIGKLSDAKEEHLFRMIQESLSNILRHANATKVAINLKKKEHDIYLHITDNGDGFNVNEKLVNKTSYGLKTIKERCEELGGTFTVRSQKGEGTYISILIPQ from the coding sequence ATGTTTGCGAAAATAAATACGTTACGATTTCGATTTGTAAAGTCCCAATTACAAACGATTTATTTTTCTTTATTAATTATCGCTTTTTTGTTGTTTTTCAGTTACTCTGTGTTTCAACCTGTATGGCTTACCCTCGAAAGTATTTTCCTTTTTCTAAGTTTAAGTATTTTCGTTATGACACCTGTATCGGTTTATGTCGGATTCAAATATGGAACCCCTTTTAAAGAACGGTTAGAAGCAATCTCTGTGCTCATTTCGGCTCTGGCGAAAGGCAGATATTCATCTAGAATATTAGACTCTGAAACAGGTGATGAAATAGGGCAAATTACTGTAGAATTAAATGAGTTAGCAAACAAAATGCAGGAACAAGTAAAATCATTACAACGAATGGCAGATGAAAAATCAGAATATGCACAACATGCTCACATAGCAGCAACTGTGGAAGAAAGGCAGCGAATTGCTCGCGATCTACACGATGCGGTAAGCCAACAGTTGTTTGCGTTAACGATGATGTCCGAAGCCACGGTTCGTATTATGGATAAAGATGTGGGCAAGGCAAAGGGCCAAATTGAAGAGATTACCAATATGGCTTTACAAGCCCAAACAGAAATGAGGGCATTGTTGTTGCATTTACGTCCTGTGCATTTATCAGGAGAGTCGTTGAAAACAGGATTATATAACTTAATAGAAGAACTACAACAAAAGTGTCAAATTGATTTTCATGTCGATGTAGAAAACATTGGAAAGCTGTCAGATGCAAAAGAAGAACATTTATTCCGAATGATACAAGAATCGCTTTCAAATATCTTACGTCACGCTAATGCAACAAAGGTTGCGATTAACTTAAAAAAGAAGGAACATGACATTTATTTACATATTACTGATAACGGTGACGGTTTTAATGTTAATGAAAAACTGGTAAACAAAACGTCTTATGGGTTAAAGACGATAAAAGAGCGCTGTGAGGAATTAGGTGGAACATTTACAGTTCGGTCACAAAAGGGAGAAGGGACATATATCTCTATTTTAATTCCACAGTAG
- a CDS encoding response regulator transcription factor gives MEQKINVVVVDDHEVVRKGLTTYLETVDELNIVGEASNGTEGIEVAKTKKPDVVLMDLMMENGNGIEATKEIMSKLPNCKIIILTSYYDDEKVFPAIEAGAFSYMLKTSSAVEIAAAIKKAAKGETVIEPKIAGKMMNRFRHYETSPHEELTEREFEVLICIGNGLTNQEISDKLYIGIKTVKTHVSNILNKLGVQDRTQAAVYAHRNGLMQGKYM, from the coding sequence ATGGAACAAAAGATAAACGTTGTTGTGGTCGATGATCATGAAGTGGTCCGCAAAGGGCTTACAACTTACTTAGAAACAGTAGATGAATTAAATATTGTTGGTGAAGCGTCAAATGGAACAGAAGGTATTGAAGTGGCAAAAACGAAAAAACCGGACGTCGTTTTAATGGATTTAATGATGGAAAATGGGAATGGGATTGAAGCAACGAAAGAAATCATGAGTAAGCTTCCCAATTGTAAAATTATTATTTTAACGAGTTACTATGACGATGAAAAAGTATTTCCGGCAATAGAGGCTGGGGCTTTTAGTTATATGTTAAAAACGTCATCAGCAGTTGAGATTGCTGCCGCAATTAAAAAAGCTGCGAAAGGTGAGACGGTAATAGAACCAAAGATTGCGGGAAAGATGATGAATAGATTTCGCCATTATGAAACATCCCCCCATGAAGAGTTAACGGAACGGGAATTCGAAGTGTTAATTTGTATTGGGAATGGTTTAACGAACCAGGAGATCAGTGACAAGCTTTATATAGGGATAAAGACAGTGAAAACGCATGTAAGCAATATTTTAAATAAGCTAGGTGTGCAAGACCGTACACAAGCTGCTGTATATGCTCATCGAAATGGGTTAATGCAAGGAAAGTATATGTAG